From the genome of Perca fluviatilis chromosome 1, GENO_Pfluv_1.0, whole genome shotgun sequence, one region includes:
- the LOC120562910 gene encoding phosphofurin acidic cluster sorting protein 1-like, producing the protein MAADTVAKAPRPELGMWRYKRNEENSGEEEENRFCVFVCLQVARKSVLDQLNHILFSDDQIPDYIILINTTDWQGQVCLSVCLPVCLPVCNVCVPSCNCNSQTPPPVKVVLGGDQSYLSTVLGCFVEQLASKTPDWLSYFRFLILPIGAHPLAKYLAALDSKFSALFMDASWRELFGRLEPPPLDVVGVAGRVSQYLSGASVSHLCPISEAMLTCKHKSPDDDSCQKFVPFIGMVNVGIVEQKLHYSTSVLLSFVSFPSPPFLLLSFSSPPSSTPPSPSTSGVGEAAGLQVDYWTQGGGGGGGERKMKSSLKSRCLQVSRISGGEQLSITVVTKEKNKKVMFLSKKMKEKEAESRSQLIEGINRLICTSKHQHTLRVSIDGVEWNDVKFFQLAAQWPTHVKHFPVGLFGYSKP; encoded by the exons ATGGCTGCAGATACTGTCGCCAAGGCCCCACGTCCTGAGCTTGGAATGTGGAGATATAAGAGAAACGAAGAGAACAgtggggaggaagaggagaatcG tttctgtgtgtttgtgtgtcttcagGTTGCCAGGAAGTCGGTCCTGGATCAGCTGAACCACATCCTGTTCTCTGATGATCAGATTCCTGATTACATCATCCTGATCAACACCACAGACTGGCAGGGacaggtctgtctgtctgtctgtcttcctgtctgtctgcct gtgtgtaatgtgtgtgttccCAGCTGTAACTGTAACTCCCAGACGCCGCCGCCGGTGAAGGTGGTGCTGGGCGGAGACCAGAGCTACCTGAGCACCGTCCTCGGCTGCTTCGTGGAGCAGCTGGCCAGCAAGACGCCTGATTGGCTGAGCTACTTCCGCTTCCTCATCCTCCCCATCG GAGCCCACCCGCTGGCCAAGTACCTGGCCGCCCTGGACAGTAAATTCAGCGCCCTGTTCATGGACGCCAGCTGGAGGGAGCTGTTTGGCCGCCTGGAGCCCCCGCCACTCG ATGTTGTGGGTGTAGCCGGGCGAGTGTCTCAGTATCTGAGCGGAGCGTCCGTGTCTCACCTGTGTCCGATCTCAGAGGCGATGCTGACCTGCAAACACAAGAG CCCCGACGACGACTCCTGCCAGAAGTTTGTTCCTTTCATCGGG ATGGTGAATGTCGGCATCGTGGAGCAGAAACTCCACTACTCCACCTCTG ttctcctttcctttgtctcctttccttctcctcccttcctcctcctttccttctcctctcctccttcctccacccctccttctccttc AACCAGCGGAGTGGGGGAGGCGGCCGGTCTGCAGGTGGACTACTGGAcccagggaggaggaggaggaggaggcgagagGAAGATGAAGAGCAGTCTGAAGAGCCGCTGCCTTCAGGTGTCGAGGATCAGCGGAGGAGAGCAGCTGAGCATCACCGTGGTAACCAAAGAGAAGAACAAGAAAG TCATGTTCCTCAGTAAGAAGATGAAGGAGAAAGAGGCGGAGTCGAGGAGTCAGCTGATCGAAGGAATCAACAGACTGATCTGCACCTCCAAACACCAGCACACACtgagag tctcTATAGACGGTGTCGAGTGGAACGACGTCAAGTTCTTCCAGCTCGCCGCTCAGTGGCCGACCCACGTCAAGCACTTCCCCGTGGGGCTCTTCGGCTACAGCAAGCCCTGA